From the Leguminivora glycinivorella isolate SPB_JAAS2020 chromosome 21, LegGlyc_1.1, whole genome shotgun sequence genome, the window TCTGACAGGAGTGGCAGGACGTCATTTGCGTACTGTTATTGAAATTTATTGACCGTCGGAATCTTCTAATTCCAATAATTAAAAGTATATGGCGCTCGTTTTTAACGTTTAACCACATTATTACCAAAATGTTGCAACCGTGATCGAGTGTAGTGTTTTCGTTTCATCTCGTGTAAAAAATCGAGGGCTTACTATGTTCGAAAGGCAAAACGGTGAAAAATGCGAAATGATGTTCTTACACAAACTAGCGATTCTCATCGTCAGCGCTCTGCTGATATACGACTACTATAACAGCTCTACGCCTATAGAAATACGCATTCAGAACCCACAGTTCGCTTTACTAGGCCCATACAATACTACAGAACCAAACCTGACTGTAGATGATCTGTATGATCAacttattgatttaaaaatttCTCTTTCAAAGTGAATCCTCAGCCTTGTCAAAACTACGCCGCTGGCCTACTACTGGTCATAATAATATCATCGAATCCGAGTAACTATGATAACAGAATGGTTATTCGAAATACTTGGGGTCGTTCCGTAGATTCGACTAAAGTGGTGTTTTTAATGGGAGAGTCAGAGAATGCGACTATATCTCAAAAGATTCAGAATGAATCGTCCATATTTGGGGATATTGTGCAAGGTATTTTTACGGATGCTTACCGTAATATGACTTATAAGCACGTGATGGGTTTAAAGTGGGTGTCTCATCATTGTCCGATGGCGAAGTACATTTTGAAGACGGATGATGATGTTGTGGTGAACTCTCATGCGCTGAGGCAGTTTTTGGCGAGGGAGCTGTCACCGTGGGGAGCGAAGGACTTGATTACATGTCAGGTGCTGGAGCATGCATTGGTGCAACGGTCACATCGGTCCAAGTGGAGAGTGTCTCCGGCTGAGTATAAGCCACATTACTATCCAACATATTGTGCAGGTttgttatagtttttttttttttttatctttatttatttaggagcTTTTGTCTTTTTGACATGGCAGCtccaataatataatatttagaagCCCCTATACTTGTGTatctatcaatcaatcaatcaatcaaaatatttattcgtaataaacttaaaactacacaatatgcaaaaaaacagtattactaaaactacaaaCATCTACTGGCGGCACTCCACTAAACTACACAAGTACAAGGTTGCGTCAGAT encodes:
- the LOC125237497 gene encoding LOW QUALITY PROTEIN: beta-1,3-galactosyltransferase 5-like (The sequence of the model RefSeq protein was modified relative to this genomic sequence to represent the inferred CDS: inserted 1 base in 1 codon), translating into MFERQNGEKCEMMFLHKLAILIVSALLIYDYYNSSTPIEIRIQNPQFALLGPYNTTEPNLTVDDLYDQLIDLKXFSFKVNPQPCQNYAAGLLLVIIISSNPSNYDNRMVIRNTWGRSVDSTKVVFLMGESENATISQKIQNESSIFGDIVQGIFTDAYRNMTYKHVMGLKWVSHHCPMAKYILKTDDDVVVNSHALRQFLARELSPWGAKDLITCQVLEHALVQRSHRSKWRVSPAEYKPHYYPTYCAGWAILYSQDVVPRLLKSAQSTPYFWIDDVHVTGVVAQQIGVARTPLASLVLSRNRATMLTSLGADYAGKFLFGPPDISVSKISQIWKAIPE